AAGGTCTGCGCTTCGCGATCCGCGAAGGTGGCCGTACCGTCGGCGCCGGCGTCGTCGCCAAGGTCCTGGAGTAATCGACATGGTTGCCCCCAAGATCCGTATCAAACTGCGTGGCTTCGACCACAAGGCGCTGGACCAGTCCGCCAGCAAGATCGTGGACACCGTGCGCCGCACCGGCGCCGACGTGAGCGGCCCCGTGCCCCTCCCCACCCGCATCCGCCGCTTCTGCGTCCTGCGTTCCCCCTTCGTGAACAAGGACAGCCGCGAGCACTTCGAGATCCGCACCCACAACCGTCTGGTGGACATCATGAACCCCACCAAGAAGACGATTGACAGCCTCATGACCCTCGACCTGCCCACCGGTGTGGACATCGAGATCAAGACGGTGGGAGGCCGCGCATGAAGGGCATCCTCGGCACCAAGATCGGCATGACCCAGATCTGGAAGGGCGACCGCGCCATTCCCGTGACCGTCGTGCTGGCCGGCCCCTGCCCCGTCGTGCAGCGCAAGACCGCGCAGACCGACGGCTACGAGGCCGTGCAGATCGGCTACGCGCCCAAGCGCGAGAAGAGCGTCAACAAGCCCGAAGCCGGTCACTTCAAGAAGGCCGGGGTCAGCCCCGTGCGCTTCCTGCGTGAATTCCGCGACTTCAACCCCGAAGGCGACACCGTCAGCATCGACATCTTCGCCGAAGGCGAGAAGATCGACGCGACCGGCACCAGCAAGGGTAAAGGCTTCCAGGGCGTCATGAAGCGCTGGAACTTCAAGGGCGGCCCCGCCAGCCACGGTTCCAAGAAGTGGCACCGCCGCCCCGGCTCGATCGGCCAGCGCAAGACGCCCGGCCGCGTGTACAAAGGCAAGCGCATGGCCGGCCACATGGGCATGGACCGCATCACCGTCCAGAACCTGGAAGTGGTCGAAATCCGCGCTGACGAGAACATCATCCTGGTCAAGGGTGCAATCCCCGGCGCCAACGGTGGCCTCGTCGTCCTGCGTCAGGCCGCCAAGGGAGGCAAGTAAGACATGGCGCAGATCAACGTCATCGGCAAGAACGGGGGCCGCACCATCGACCTCGACCTGCCGGAAGTGAACAGCGGCGTCCTGCACGACGTCGTCACCTGGCAGCTCGCCAGCCGCCGCCGCGGCACGGCCAGCACCAAGACCCGTGCCGAAGTCAGCAAGACCGGCAAGAAGATGTACGGCCAGAAAGGCACCGGTAACGCCCGTCACGGCGACCGCAGCGTCCCCAACTTCGTGGGCGGCGGCGTGGCCTTCGGTCCCAAACCCCGCAACTACGGGTACACCCTGCCCCGCAAGGTCCGCCAGCTGGGCCTCGCCATGGCCCTGGCCGCCCGCCAGGAGACCGGCAAGCTGATCGCCGTCGACGGTTACGACCAGGACGGCAAAACCAAGAACTTCGTCGCCTGGGCCAAAGAGAACGGCATGGACGGCAGCGAGCGCGTGCTCATCGTCACCGATGACGCCGCGACCCGCCAGGCCGCCCGCAACGTCGCCTGGGCCACCGTGCTGCCCGTCGCCGGCCTGAACGCCTACGACATCCTGCGCCACGAGCGCCTGGTGATCGACGCGGTCGTGCTCGAGCCCGCGCAGGAAGGGGAAGAGGCATGAGCCACTACGACATCATCCAGGCCCCCGTGATCAGCGAGAAAGCCTACGCTGGTATGGAACGCGGCGTGTACTCCTTCTGGGTCAGCCCCAAGGCCACCAAGACCGAGATCAAGGGCGCCATCCAGAAAGCCTTCGGCGTGACCGTGATCGGCATCAGCACCATGAACGTCCCCGGCAAGCGCAAGCGCGTCGGCCGCTTCATGGGCCACCGCGCCGACCGCAAGAAGGCCATCGTGCGCCTCGCCGACGGTCAGACCATCGCCGCCCTTGAAGGCCAGGCCTAAGGAGAGATTGAACATGGCCGTCAAGAAATACCGTCCCTACACCCCCAGCCGTCGCCACATGACGACTGCGGACTTCAGCGGACTGACCAAAAAGCGCCCCGAAAAGGCGCTCACCGAGGCGCTCCCCAAGACCGGTGGCCGTAACAACCGCGGCCGCATCACCAGCCGCTTCATCGGCGGCGGTCACAAGCGCCTGTACCGCATCATCGACTTCAAGCGCCGCGACAAGGCCGGCGTGCCCGCCAAGGTCGCCGCGATCGAGTACGATCCCAACCGCAGCGCCCGCATCGCCCTGCTGAACTACGTCGACGGCGAGAAGCGCTACGTGCTCGCACCCGAAGGACTGCAGGTCGGCGCCATGGTGAACTCCGGCCCCGAAGCCGAACCCAAGCTCGGCAACGCGCTGCCCCTGCGTTTCGTGCCCGTCGGTGCCGTCGTGCACAGCGTGGAACTGATCCCCGGCAAGGGCGCCCAGCTCGCCCGCAGCGCCGGGACCAGCATCCAGGTGCAGGGCAAGGAAGGCGACTACGTCATCCTGCGGCTGCCCAGCGGCGAACTCCGCCGCGTGCACAGCGAGTGCTACGCCACCATCGGTGCCGTCGGCAACGCCGAGCACAAGAACATCAACATCGGTAAGGCCGGTCGCAGCCGCTGGCTCGGGCGCAAGCCCCACCAGCGTGGTAGCGCCATGAACCCCGTGGATCACCCCCACGGCGGTGGTGAAGGCCGTACCGGCGCGGGCCGCGTGCCCGTCAGCCCCTGGGGCCAGCCCGCCAAGGGCCTCAAGACCCGCAAGAAGCGCAAGAACAGCGACCGCTTCATCATCACCCGCCGCGGCGGGAAGTAAGGGAGGGTAGGACATGCCCCGTAGCCTCAAGAAAGGCCCGTTCGTGGATGACCACCTCCTGAAGAAGGTCGACGTCCAGAACGAAAAGAAGGACAAGCGCGTCATCAAGACCTGGAGCCGCCGCTCCACCATCGTTCCCGAAATGATCGGTCACACCATTGCCGTGCACAACGGCAAGCAGCACGTGCCCGTCTTCGTGAACGAGCAGATGATCGGCCACAAGCTCGGCGAGTTCAGCCCCACCCGCAGCTACCGCGGCCACGGCGCTGACAAGAACGCCAAGGGGAGCAAGAAGAAATGACCGCTCCTGAATTCCGCAACAAGAAGCAGCGCAAGCAGCAGCAGAAGCTGCGCACGCCCGGTAAGGCCATCGCCAAGTACGTCCGCATCAGCCCCCGCAAGGTGCGCCTGGTCGTCGACGTGATCCGTGGCAAGAGCGTCCGTGACGCCGAAGACCTGCTGCGCTTCATCCCCCGCGCCGCCAGCGAACCCGTCGCGAAAGTCCTGAACAGCGCCAAGCACAACGCGCTGCACAACGACAACATGCTCGAGGACCGTCTGGTCATCACCGCCGCGTACGTGGACGCCGGCCCGACCCTCAAGCGCCTGATCCCCCGCGCCCGTGGCAGCGCGAACATCATCAAGAAGCGCACCAGCCACATCACCATCGTCGTGGGCGAGAAGGGGAACAAGTAATGGGTAACAAGATCAACCCGAACGGCTTCCGCCTGGGCATCACCCGCACGTGGAACAGCCGCTGGTACGCCGGTAAGAAGCAGTACGCCGGTCTGCTGAAAGAAGACGAGAAGATCCGCAAGCTCGTCGGCAAGAAGCTGAACGCCGCCGGCATCGCGCGCATCGAGATCGAGCGCGCCGGCCAGCAGGTCAACGTGATTATCAGCGCCGCGAAACCCGGCATCGTGATCGGCAAGGGTGGGGAGTCCATCAAGGAACTCCGCCAGGACATCGAGCGCCTCGTGTCCGCCGGGACCGTGGCCGTGAACGTCGCCGAGATCCCCAACCCCAACATCAGCGCGCCCCTGGTCGCCCTGCGCATCGCCGAGCAGATCGAACGCCGCTTCGCGTTCCGCCGCGCCATGAAGCAGGCCGCCCAGCGCGTGATGGAGAGCGGCGCCCGCGGCGTCAAGATCATCCTGTCCGGCCGCCTCGGTGGCGCCGAGCAGGCCCGCACCGAGATGGTCCGCGAAGGCCGCGTGCCCCTGCACACCCTGCGCGCCGACATCGACTACGGCACCGCCCGCGCCGAGACCACCTACGGCTCGCTGGGCATCAAGGTCATGGTCTTCACCGGTGAAGTCATCGGCGGCAAGACCGAAAGCTACGCCCGCCCCCAGCGCCGCAACGACGAGCGCCGCCGTGAAGACGGTGACCGCCCCAACCGCCGCCGCCCCGCTGCGCGGCGCCGCCCCGGAGGTGAGTGATGCTTCTTCCCAAGCGCACCAAGTTCCGTAAACAGCACCGCGGCCGGATGACCGGTGACGCCAAGGGCGGCGACTACGTCGCGTTCGGCGACTTCGGCCTGATCGCCCTGGAACCCGCGTGGATCAAGAGCAACCAGATCGAGGCGTGCCGCATCGTGATGAGCCGCCACTTCCGCCGCGGCGGTAAGATCTACATCCGCATCTTCCCCGACAAGCCCGTGACCAAGAAGCCTGCCGAAACCCGAATGGGTAAAGGTAAAGGCGCCGTGGAGTACTGGGTCAGTGTCGTCAAGCCCGGCCGCGTGATGTTCGAAGTGTCCGGCGTGACCGAAGAGCAGGCCAAGGAAGCCTTCCGCCTGGCCGGTCACAAGCTGCCCATCCAGACCAAGATGGTGAAGCGCGAGGTCTACGATGAAGCTCAGTGATATGCGTAACCTGCAGGCCGCCGATTTCGCCAAGGAAATCGACAGCCGCAAGAAGGAACTGATGGAGCTGCGCTTCCAGGCGGCCGTGGGCAACCTCGCCCAGCCCCACCGCGTCAAGCAGCTCCGCCGTGAAGTGGCTCAGCTCAACACCATCCTGAGCGAGCGCAGCAAAGGGGAGCAGGCATGAAGAAGACCTTTACCGGCGTCGTCGTCAGCGACAAGGCCGACAAGACCGTCAGCGTGAAGGTCGAACGCAAGTTCGCCCACCCCCTGTACGGCAAGGTCGTCACCCGCAGCCACAAGTACGCTGCGCACGACGAGAACAACGAGTACAAGATCGGTGACCGCGTCGAGATCATCGCCGTGCGTCCCATCAGCAAGACCAAGACCTGGAAGGTCACCAAGCTGATCGAGCGCCCCCGCGGCATCGAGACCACCGCCGTGGAAACCGAGGGGGGTAAAGCATGATCATGCCCCAGTCCCGCCTCGACGTGGCGGACAACAGCGGCGCCCGCGAGATCATGTGCATCCGCGTGCTCAACAGCGGCATCGGCGGCAAGGGCCTCACCACCGGCGGCGGCGGCAACAAGCGCTAC
The DNA window shown above is from Deinococcus sedimenti and carries:
- the rpsC gene encoding 30S ribosomal protein S3 → MGNKINPNGFRLGITRTWNSRWYAGKKQYAGLLKEDEKIRKLVGKKLNAAGIARIEIERAGQQVNVIISAAKPGIVIGKGGESIKELRQDIERLVSAGTVAVNVAEIPNPNISAPLVALRIAEQIERRFAFRRAMKQAAQRVMESGARGVKIILSGRLGGAEQARTEMVREGRVPLHTLRADIDYGTARAETTYGSLGIKVMVFTGEVIGGKTESYARPQRRNDERRREDGDRPNRRRPAARRRPGGE
- the rpsJ gene encoding 30S ribosomal protein S10, with product MVAPKIRIKLRGFDHKALDQSASKIVDTVRRTGADVSGPVPLPTRIRRFCVLRSPFVNKDSREHFEIRTHNRLVDIMNPTKKTIDSLMTLDLPTGVDIEIKTVGGRA
- the rpsS gene encoding 30S ribosomal protein S19, which gives rise to MPRSLKKGPFVDDHLLKKVDVQNEKKDKRVIKTWSRRSTIVPEMIGHTIAVHNGKQHVPVFVNEQMIGHKLGEFSPTRSYRGHGADKNAKGSKKK
- the rpsQ gene encoding 30S ribosomal protein S17, translating into MKKTFTGVVVSDKADKTVSVKVERKFAHPLYGKVVTRSHKYAAHDENNEYKIGDRVEIIAVRPISKTKTWKVTKLIERPRGIETTAVETEGGKA
- the rpmC gene encoding 50S ribosomal protein L29, with translation MKLSDMRNLQAADFAKEIDSRKKELMELRFQAAVGNLAQPHRVKQLRREVAQLNTILSERSKGEQA
- the rplB gene encoding 50S ribosomal protein L2 gives rise to the protein MAVKKYRPYTPSRRHMTTADFSGLTKKRPEKALTEALPKTGGRNNRGRITSRFIGGGHKRLYRIIDFKRRDKAGVPAKVAAIEYDPNRSARIALLNYVDGEKRYVLAPEGLQVGAMVNSGPEAEPKLGNALPLRFVPVGAVVHSVELIPGKGAQLARSAGTSIQVQGKEGDYVILRLPSGELRRVHSECYATIGAVGNAEHKNINIGKAGRSRWLGRKPHQRGSAMNPVDHPHGGGEGRTGAGRVPVSPWGQPAKGLKTRKKRKNSDRFIITRRGGK
- the rplD gene encoding 50S ribosomal protein L4 produces the protein MAQINVIGKNGGRTIDLDLPEVNSGVLHDVVTWQLASRRRGTASTKTRAEVSKTGKKMYGQKGTGNARHGDRSVPNFVGGGVAFGPKPRNYGYTLPRKVRQLGLAMALAARQETGKLIAVDGYDQDGKTKNFVAWAKENGMDGSERVLIVTDDAATRQAARNVAWATVLPVAGLNAYDILRHERLVIDAVVLEPAQEGEEA
- the rplV gene encoding 50S ribosomal protein L22; amino-acid sequence: MTAPEFRNKKQRKQQQKLRTPGKAIAKYVRISPRKVRLVVDVIRGKSVRDAEDLLRFIPRAASEPVAKVLNSAKHNALHNDNMLEDRLVITAAYVDAGPTLKRLIPRARGSANIIKKRTSHITIVVGEKGNK
- a CDS encoding 50S ribosomal protein L23 — translated: MSHYDIIQAPVISEKAYAGMERGVYSFWVSPKATKTEIKGAIQKAFGVTVIGISTMNVPGKRKRVGRFMGHRADRKKAIVRLADGQTIAALEGQA
- the rplC gene encoding 50S ribosomal protein L3 encodes the protein MKGILGTKIGMTQIWKGDRAIPVTVVLAGPCPVVQRKTAQTDGYEAVQIGYAPKREKSVNKPEAGHFKKAGVSPVRFLREFRDFNPEGDTVSIDIFAEGEKIDATGTSKGKGFQGVMKRWNFKGGPASHGSKKWHRRPGSIGQRKTPGRVYKGKRMAGHMGMDRITVQNLEVVEIRADENIILVKGAIPGANGGLVVLRQAAKGGK
- the rplP gene encoding 50S ribosomal protein L16, which encodes MLLPKRTKFRKQHRGRMTGDAKGGDYVAFGDFGLIALEPAWIKSNQIEACRIVMSRHFRRGGKIYIRIFPDKPVTKKPAETRMGKGKGAVEYWVSVVKPGRVMFEVSGVTEEQAKEAFRLAGHKLPIQTKMVKREVYDEAQ